In the genome of Telluria beijingensis, one region contains:
- a CDS encoding S41 family peptidase encodes MRLISSSLAALFVLAGCGGGGGSPGVTSSPSAQNPPPTTPTTPTNPPPPVANQPTPEDLNPNLLGDAYGTYWNKCAVPRTGRDASGKAYPDVQGTLLDELKFLRAWTNQYYLWYNEVPNTYKMADFTSALDYFDVLKTPALTANGQPKDRYHFTYATAEWDAMQTQGIDLGYGITWSRSTNEGAPRTWLVTAVEPGSPAAASGLLRGDMLLTVDGVDFVNASDEASVDRINAGLFPESAGARHAFTLRRNGVAYDATLVAAEVVEAPVKNVKVIETASGKVGYLTYDSFNALSEKQLYDAFTTFKQAGVNDLVLDVRYNGGGLLYLASQLAYMIAGPESTSGKVFEQSRYNDKTPPYQPIMFRPTAWGFASNNPLRTGTPLPTLGLKRVTVLTTEGTCSASESVINGLRGADIEVIQIGGTTCGKPYGFTPVPNCGTTYFSIEFQGVNHKGFGDFTDGFAPTCRVSDDLSRPVGDQNEGLLATALAYRASGACPASTTARARQVQMRIVRPEVEEISIHTTPGAPPAR; translated from the coding sequence TTGCGTTTGATTTCCAGCTCGCTCGCCGCGCTGTTCGTCCTCGCCGGTTGCGGCGGCGGCGGCGGCTCGCCGGGTGTGACCAGTTCGCCATCGGCGCAGAATCCGCCACCGACGACGCCGACTACGCCGACCAATCCGCCGCCGCCCGTCGCCAACCAGCCGACCCCGGAAGACCTGAACCCGAACCTGCTGGGCGACGCCTACGGCACCTACTGGAACAAGTGCGCGGTCCCGCGCACGGGCCGGGATGCGAGCGGCAAGGCCTACCCGGATGTCCAGGGCACGCTGCTCGACGAACTCAAGTTCCTGCGCGCCTGGACCAACCAGTACTACCTCTGGTACAACGAGGTCCCGAACACCTACAAGATGGCCGACTTCACCAGCGCGCTCGATTACTTCGACGTGCTCAAGACGCCGGCCCTGACGGCCAACGGGCAGCCGAAAGACCGCTATCACTTCACCTACGCGACCGCCGAGTGGGATGCGATGCAGACCCAGGGCATCGACCTGGGCTATGGCATTACCTGGTCGCGCAGCACCAACGAGGGCGCGCCGCGCACCTGGCTGGTCACGGCGGTCGAACCGGGTTCGCCGGCGGCCGCCAGCGGCCTGCTGCGCGGCGACATGCTGCTCACGGTCGATGGCGTCGACTTCGTCAACGCCTCAGACGAAGCCTCGGTCGACCGCATCAATGCCGGCCTGTTCCCCGAGTCGGCCGGTGCCCGCCACGCGTTCACGCTGCGGCGCAACGGCGTGGCCTACGATGCGACGCTGGTCGCGGCCGAAGTCGTCGAGGCGCCCGTCAAGAACGTCAAGGTGATCGAGACCGCCAGCGGCAAGGTCGGCTACCTGACTTACGACAGCTTCAATGCGCTGTCCGAAAAACAGCTGTACGACGCCTTCACCACCTTCAAGCAGGCCGGCGTCAACGACCTGGTGCTCGACGTGCGCTACAACGGCGGCGGCCTGCTGTACCTCGCCAGCCAGCTGGCCTACATGATCGCCGGCCCCGAATCCACCAGCGGCAAGGTGTTCGAGCAATCGCGCTACAACGACAAGACACCGCCCTACCAGCCGATCATGTTCCGTCCGACCGCCTGGGGCTTCGCTTCGAACAACCCGCTGCGCACCGGCACGCCGCTGCCTACCCTGGGCCTCAAGCGCGTGACCGTGCTCACGACCGAGGGCACCTGCTCGGCCAGCGAATCGGTGATCAACGGCCTGCGCGGCGCCGACATCGAAGTGATCCAGATCGGCGGCACCACCTGCGGCAAGCCGTATGGCTTCACGCCGGTGCCAAACTGCGGCACGACCTATTTCTCGATCGAGTTCCAGGGCGTGAACCACAAGGGCTTCGGCGACTTCACCGACGGCTTCGCGCCGACCTGCCGCGTGAGCGACGACCTGTCGCGGCCCGTGGGCGACCAGAACGAAGGCTTGCTGGCCACAGCCCTGGCCTACCGCGCCAGCGGCGCCTGCCCGGCATCGACCACGGCCCGGGCGCGCCAGGTGCAGATGCGCATCGTGCGTCCCGAAGTCGAGGAGATCTCGATCCACACCACGCCGGGGGCGCCGCCAGCCCGCTGA
- a CDS encoding indolepyruvate ferredoxin oxidoreductase family protein, giving the protein MNAPTDRAHLASPQHSPQDITLDDKWTLERGRAFMTGTQALIRLPMLQRERDVKAGLNTAGYITGYRGSPVTSVDQTAMKAKKHLDAHHVKFHPGMNEDLAATAVWGTQQTNLYKDAKYDGVFAMWYGKGPGVDRCGDVFKHGNNAGSSKHGGVLVLAGDDHAAKSSSTAHQSDHILTHCGIPVLYPSSVQEYLDFGLHAWAMSRYTGLWVSMKCVTDIIESGAVVDLDPDRVQIVTPTDFQLPADGLNIRWPDAVLDQEVRMSNHKWYAALAYARANKLNRIIWDSPQPKIGIITAGKSYLDTRQALADLGIDEQAARDIGLRLYKVGMTWPLEAEGVHEFARGLDEILVVEEKRQVMEYALKEELYNLPDGERPRVVGKFDDTGEWSNRNRMGHGDWLLPATYELNPAQIARAIASRISHYCAGHPVAERVKERIAFLEAKELVLRNIPAKPNPETDRIPFFCSGCPHNSSTKVPEGSRAMAGIGCHYMVLWMDRETSTFTHMGAEGTTWIGQSPFTDEKHVFVNLGDGTYFHSGILAIRAAVAAKVNITYKILYNDAVAMTGGQNVDGPLDPGMISRQIAAEGVKPIIVVTDDPDKYPSDYAWAAGTTVRHRSELMDVQRELREMPGVSAVIYDQTCASEKRRRRKKGEFPDPAKRVVINEAVCEGCGDCSVQSNCLSVEPLETELGRKRQINQSSCNKDYSCVSGFCPSFVTVEGGGLRKPKKAAASEAAPPALPLPAIASIETPYGILVAGVGGTGVVTVGQILAVAAHVEGKGAIVLDQSGLAQKGGPVMSHVRLADRQADLHSTRVGTGSADLVIGCDQIVTASRDALSRMGEGRTWAAVNASTSTTAAFVKNPDWQFPAEGSRGAIVQACGKDNVEFLDAGAIATALLGDAIATNMFMLGYAFQKGRVPLQESSLLRAIELNGVSVAFNQAAFNWGRSAAHDLAAVSKAAMPAKVIEFKRIQTLDDILSRRVELLTAYQDAAYAGQYKAFVDQVRAEEAKLGKGTRLSEAVARYFYKLMAYKDEYEVARLHTDPAFRAKIGAMFEGDTTLKFHLAPPLLAKHDKEGRAIKREYGPWMMSAFGVLAKFKRLRGTAFDVFGYTAERRMERALIGQYRETVAALLPKLTVDNLAQAVAIASIPEDIRGYGHVKERHLAAAKAKEAALLAEFHAPGVTPRAA; this is encoded by the coding sequence ATGAACGCACCCACGGACCGCGCCCACCTGGCGTCGCCGCAACATTCCCCGCAAGATATCACGCTCGACGACAAGTGGACGCTCGAGCGCGGCCGCGCCTTCATGACCGGCACCCAGGCCCTGATCCGCCTGCCGATGCTGCAGCGCGAACGCGACGTCAAGGCCGGCCTCAATACCGCCGGCTACATCACCGGCTACCGCGGCTCGCCCGTCACCTCGGTCGACCAGACCGCGATGAAGGCGAAGAAACACCTCGACGCCCACCACGTCAAGTTCCATCCCGGCATGAACGAAGACCTGGCTGCGACCGCCGTCTGGGGCACGCAGCAGACCAATCTGTACAAGGATGCCAAGTACGATGGCGTGTTCGCCATGTGGTACGGCAAGGGCCCGGGTGTCGACCGCTGCGGCGACGTGTTCAAGCATGGCAACAATGCCGGCTCGTCGAAACATGGCGGCGTGCTGGTGCTGGCTGGCGACGATCACGCGGCCAAGTCGTCCTCGACCGCCCACCAGTCCGACCACATCCTGACCCACTGCGGCATCCCGGTGCTGTACCCGTCCTCGGTCCAGGAATACCTCGACTTCGGCCTGCACGCCTGGGCCATGAGCCGCTACACCGGCCTGTGGGTGTCGATGAAGTGCGTGACCGACATCATCGAATCGGGCGCCGTGGTCGACCTCGATCCGGACCGCGTGCAGATCGTCACCCCTACCGACTTCCAGCTGCCGGCCGACGGCCTGAACATCCGCTGGCCGGATGCCGTGCTGGACCAGGAAGTGCGGATGAGCAACCACAAATGGTATGCCGCCCTGGCGTATGCCCGCGCGAATAAACTGAACCGCATCATCTGGGACAGCCCGCAGCCGAAGATCGGCATCATCACCGCCGGCAAGAGCTACCTCGATACGCGCCAGGCGCTGGCCGACCTCGGCATCGACGAACAGGCCGCGCGCGACATCGGCCTGCGCCTGTACAAGGTCGGCATGACCTGGCCGCTCGAGGCCGAAGGCGTGCACGAATTCGCGCGCGGCCTCGACGAGATCCTGGTGGTCGAAGAGAAGCGCCAGGTGATGGAATACGCGCTCAAGGAAGAGCTGTACAACCTGCCGGACGGCGAGCGTCCGCGCGTGGTCGGCAAGTTCGACGATACCGGCGAGTGGAGCAACCGCAACCGCATGGGCCACGGCGACTGGCTGCTGCCGGCGACCTATGAACTCAATCCGGCGCAGATCGCGCGCGCCATCGCCTCGCGCATCTCGCACTACTGCGCCGGCCACCCGGTGGCCGAGAGGGTCAAGGAACGCATCGCTTTCCTGGAGGCGAAGGAGCTGGTGCTCAGGAATATCCCGGCCAAGCCGAACCCGGAGACGGATCGCATCCCGTTCTTCTGCTCGGGCTGCCCGCACAACAGCTCGACCAAGGTGCCGGAAGGTTCGCGCGCCATGGCCGGCATCGGCTGCCACTACATGGTGCTGTGGATGGACCGCGAGACCTCGACCTTCACCCATATGGGCGCCGAGGGCACGACCTGGATCGGCCAGTCGCCGTTCACCGACGAGAAGCATGTGTTCGTGAACCTGGGGGACGGGACGTACTTCCATTCCGGGATCCTGGCGATCCGCGCCGCGGTGGCGGCCAAGGTCAACATCACCTATAAAATCCTGTACAACGACGCGGTCGCGATGACCGGCGGCCAGAACGTCGACGGCCCGCTCGACCCGGGCATGATCAGCCGCCAGATCGCGGCCGAGGGCGTCAAGCCGATCATCGTCGTCACCGACGACCCCGACAAATACCCGAGCGACTATGCCTGGGCGGCGGGCACCACGGTGCGCCACCGTTCCGAGCTGATGGACGTGCAGCGCGAGCTGCGCGAGATGCCGGGCGTGTCGGCCGTGATCTACGACCAGACCTGCGCTTCTGAAAAACGCCGGCGCCGCAAGAAGGGCGAGTTCCCCGACCCGGCCAAGCGCGTCGTGATCAACGAAGCCGTGTGCGAAGGCTGCGGCGACTGCTCGGTGCAATCGAACTGCCTGTCGGTCGAACCGCTGGAGACTGAACTGGGCCGCAAGCGCCAGATCAACCAATCCTCGTGCAACAAGGATTATTCGTGCGTGTCGGGCTTCTGCCCGAGCTTCGTCACGGTCGAAGGCGGTGGGCTCAGGAAGCCGAAGAAAGCAGCTGCGTCCGAAGCGGCGCCGCCCGCGCTGCCGCTGCCCGCGATTGCGTCGATCGAGACGCCGTATGGCATCCTGGTGGCCGGCGTCGGCGGCACTGGCGTGGTGACCGTCGGCCAGATCCTGGCCGTGGCGGCCCACGTCGAAGGCAAGGGCGCCATCGTGCTCGACCAGAGCGGCCTGGCCCAGAAGGGTGGCCCCGTGATGTCGCACGTGCGCCTGGCCGACCGCCAGGCCGACCTGCACTCGACTCGCGTCGGCACCGGTAGCGCGGATCTCGTGATCGGCTGCGACCAGATCGTCACCGCCAGCCGCGACGCCTTGAGCCGCATGGGCGAAGGCCGCACCTGGGCCGCAGTCAATGCCAGCACGTCGACCACCGCTGCCTTCGTGAAAAACCCCGACTGGCAATTCCCGGCCGAGGGTTCGCGCGGCGCTATCGTGCAGGCGTGCGGCAAGGACAACGTCGAGTTCCTCGATGCCGGCGCCATCGCCACCGCGCTGCTGGGCGATGCGATCGCCACCAATATGTTCATGCTCGGCTACGCCTTCCAGAAAGGCCGCGTGCCGCTGCAGGAGAGTTCGCTGCTCAGGGCGATCGAATTGAATGGCGTGTCGGTCGCCTTCAACCAGGCCGCCTTCAACTGGGGTCGCAGCGCGGCGCACGACCTGGCTGCAGTGAGCAAGGCCGCCATGCCGGCCAAGGTGATCGAGTTCAAGCGCATCCAGACCCTGGACGACATTCTCTCGCGCCGCGTCGAACTGCTCACCGCCTACCAGGACGCGGCCTATGCCGGCCAGTACAAGGCCTTCGTGGACCAGGTGCGTGCCGAGGAAGCGAAGCTCGGCAAGGGAACCAGGCTGTCGGAGGCGGTTGCCCGCTACTTCTACAAGCTGATGGCCTACAAGGACGAGTACGAGGTCGCGCGCCTGCATACCGATCCGGCCTTCCGCGCGAAGATCGGCGCCATGTTCGAAGGCGACACCACCCTGAAATTCCACCTCGCGCCGCCGCTGCTGGCCAAGCACGACAAGGAAGGCCGCGCCATCAAGCGCGAGTACGGTCCGTGGATGATGAGCGCCTTCGGCGTGCTGGCGAAGTTCAAGCGCCTGCGCGGTACCGCCTTCGACGTGTTCGGCTACACGGCCGAGCGCAGGATGGAGCGTGCGCTGATTGGCCAGTACCGCGAAACGGTGGCGGCCCTGCTGCCGAAGCTGACCGTCGACAACCTGGCGCAGGCGGTGGCGATCGCCAGCATCCCGGAAGACATCCGTGGCTATGGTCACGTGAAGGAACGCCACCTGGCCGCGGCCAAGGCGAAGGAAGCGGCGCTGTTGGCGGAGTTTCATGCACCTGGCGTGACGCCGCGCGCCGCTTGA
- a CDS encoding M14 family metallopeptidase — protein MIRSALLLALLSAFPLSQFAHAAPNLTTVSERSGFTATGRYDETIALCAAFQQAYPKQVQCIDFGITPEGRPMKALVVNNGGVFTPEAAKKQGLPVTLVQGGIHAGEIDGKDAGFLALREALEGRAAKGALDRQVLIFVPVFNVDGHERFGKWNRPNQRGPVEMGWRTTAQNYNLNRDYLKADAPEMQAMLALVNAWDPLVYVDLHATNGAKFQHDISIQVEPVYSGDPEFRKAGLALRSNVIKDIAKEGSTPQSYYMSFVKHDDPMSGFMDGVSDPRFSTGYFQLRNRMAMLVETHSWKEYPVRVRITRNTVVSVLDQVAKNGKGWQQAAYAADARAAKLGNQPVALSYKASDKKEMVDFNGYEYTRTPSEVSGALMTRYDETKPQVWRVPLWQDIVADVHVTAPRAGYVIPAAYAAIVGEKLHQHGIAFRKLDKAVERFDAETFRADKATLAAGSVEGHQRLTVEGKWTPETRAVAPGSLFVPIAQAKARLVVAMLEPQAADSLLAWGAFNTAFERKEYMEDYVAEDVAREQMAADPAVAKAFRERLDSDPAFAKNPQARLEFFAKRHTSYDERLNLYPVLRANTAP, from the coding sequence ATGATCCGTTCTGCGTTACTGCTGGCCCTGTTGTCGGCCTTCCCCCTCAGCCAATTCGCCCACGCCGCCCCCAACCTGACCACCGTGTCGGAACGCTCGGGCTTCACCGCCACCGGCCGCTACGACGAGACGATCGCGCTGTGCGCCGCATTCCAGCAGGCGTATCCGAAGCAGGTCCAGTGCATCGACTTCGGCATCACGCCAGAAGGCCGGCCGATGAAGGCGCTGGTCGTCAACAACGGCGGCGTGTTCACGCCAGAGGCAGCGAAGAAGCAGGGCCTGCCCGTGACCCTGGTCCAGGGCGGCATCCATGCCGGCGAGATCGACGGCAAGGACGCCGGCTTCCTGGCGTTGCGCGAAGCGCTCGAAGGCCGCGCGGCCAAGGGCGCGCTGGACAGGCAGGTGCTGATCTTCGTCCCGGTGTTCAACGTCGACGGCCACGAGCGCTTCGGCAAGTGGAACCGCCCGAACCAGCGCGGCCCGGTCGAGATGGGCTGGCGCACCACCGCCCAGAACTACAACCTGAACCGCGACTACCTGAAGGCCGACGCGCCCGAGATGCAGGCCATGCTGGCTCTGGTGAACGCCTGGGATCCGCTGGTCTACGTCGACCTGCACGCGACCAACGGCGCCAAGTTCCAGCACGATATCTCGATCCAGGTCGAGCCGGTGTACTCGGGCGACCCGGAATTCCGCAAGGCCGGCCTGGCCCTGCGCAGCAACGTGATCAAGGACATCGCGAAAGAGGGCTCGACGCCGCAGTCCTACTACATGTCGTTCGTGAAGCATGACGACCCGATGTCGGGCTTCATGGACGGCGTTTCGGACCCGCGCTTCTCGACCGGCTACTTCCAGCTGCGCAACCGCATGGCGATGCTGGTGGAAACCCACTCGTGGAAGGAATACCCGGTGCGCGTGCGCATCACCCGCAACACCGTGGTGTCGGTGCTGGACCAGGTCGCAAAGAACGGCAAGGGGTGGCAGCAGGCGGCCTATGCCGCCGACGCGCGCGCGGCCAAGCTGGGCAACCAGCCGGTGGCGCTGTCGTATAAGGCGAGCGACAAGAAGGAGATGGTCGACTTCAACGGCTACGAATACACGCGCACGCCGTCGGAAGTGTCGGGCGCCCTGATGACGCGCTACGACGAGACCAAGCCGCAGGTGTGGCGCGTGCCGCTGTGGCAGGACATCGTGGCCGACGTCCATGTCACCGCGCCGCGCGCCGGCTACGTGATCCCGGCCGCCTACGCCGCGATCGTGGGCGAGAAGCTGCACCAGCACGGCATCGCATTCCGCAAGCTGGACAAGGCCGTCGAGCGCTTCGACGCCGAGACCTTCCGGGCCGACAAGGCGACTCTTGCCGCCGGCTCGGTCGAAGGCCACCAGCGCCTGACGGTGGAAGGCAAGTGGACGCCGGAGACGCGCGCGGTAGCGCCAGGTTCGCTGTTCGTGCCGATCGCGCAGGCGAAGGCGCGCCTGGTGGTGGCGATGCTGGAGCCGCAGGCCGCCGATTCGCTGCTGGCCTGGGGCGCCTTCAATACCGCCTTCGAGCGCAAGGAATACATGGAAGACTATGTGGCCGAAGACGTGGCGCGCGAGCAGATGGCGGCCGACCCGGCGGTGGCGAAGGCGTTCCGGGAACGTCTCGACAGCGATCCGGCGTTCGCCAAGAACCCGCAGGCGCGCCTGGAATTCTTCGCCAAGCGTCACACCTCGTATGACGAGCGCCTGAACCTGTATCCGGTGCTGCGCGCGAATACTGCGCCGTAA